One Faecalicatena sp. Marseille-Q4148 DNA window includes the following coding sequences:
- a CDS encoding cell wall hydrolase, which produces MKFEKVKIISCGAAVAFSLVLAGFSGAAAETQEKRVLQQESPLEALSFEVWATETSEHLQEEKRAEEARLEAERVAKEKARLEAEKAAAEKARLEAEEAARKAAEEAAAAKAAAVAESEKELLAALIYCEAGGEPYEGQIAVGAVVLNRVASGTFPNSITDVIYDSGQFGPAITGKLDRVLASGKTTESCRQAAADALAGINPVGDALYFGYGNYGIQIGGHWFH; this is translated from the coding sequence ATGAAATTTGAAAAAGTAAAAATAATTTCCTGTGGAGCAGCGGTGGCATTTAGTCTTGTTCTGGCAGGATTCTCCGGAGCAGCGGCAGAAACTCAGGAGAAAAGAGTATTGCAGCAGGAGAGTCCGTTGGAAGCGCTTTCATTTGAGGTGTGGGCGACGGAAACGAGCGAACATTTGCAGGAAGAAAAGCGGGCAGAGGAAGCACGCCTGGAGGCAGAAAGAGTAGCGAAAGAAAAGGCGAGGCTTGAGGCAGAAAAAGCTGCTGCAGAAAAGGCACGTCTGGAAGCAGAGGAAGCAGCTAGAAAAGCGGCAGAAGAGGCAGCGGCTGCAAAGGCGGCAGCAGTGGCAGAAAGTGAGAAAGAACTTCTGGCAGCGCTGATCTATTGTGAGGCAGGCGGAGAACCGTATGAAGGCCAGATTGCTGTAGGTGCAGTCGTTTTAAACCGGGTAGCCAGCGGAACATTTCCAAACTCTATTACAGATGTTATTTATGATAGCGGACAGTTTGGACCGGCGATTACCGGGAAACTTGATCGGGTACTGGCAAGCGGAAAGACAACAGAGAGCTGCCGACAGGCGGCGGCAGATGCGCTTGCGGGGATAAACCCGGTTGGCGATGCATTGTATTTTGGATACGGTAACTACGGAATACAGATCGGGGGACACTGGTTCCATTAA
- a CDS encoding VanZ family protein yields MDFITAGDYKNYLARMFQFDWTKVCLIMIASAIFFLLIYTITQWKYLSFQGICVCMLLGVYMGCVAGVTLYNRTPTGVHRANLDLFWSYRAYFETGSKIRIVEDVCNIVMLVPFGILVPILFRWARNFAVFFLCDLAFTVFIEGMQYYTTRGLFELDDIFNNALGGIAGFLIFSMIYMVIRDCRRLFCRRHMCREY; encoded by the coding sequence TTGGATTTTATCACAGCAGGAGATTATAAAAATTATCTGGCGCGGATGTTTCAATTTGACTGGACGAAAGTATGTCTGATCATGATTGCATCCGCGATTTTCTTTTTATTGATATATACAATTACGCAATGGAAGTATTTGAGTTTTCAGGGAATCTGTGTCTGTATGCTTCTTGGTGTTTATATGGGATGTGTAGCAGGAGTAACGCTCTATAATCGGACACCAACCGGAGTGCATCGGGCGAATCTGGATCTTTTCTGGTCTTACCGTGCATATTTTGAGACTGGAAGTAAGATTAGGATTGTAGAGGATGTATGTAATATTGTGATGCTTGTTCCGTTTGGCATATTAGTTCCAATCTTGTTTAGGTGGGCAAGGAATTTCGCAGTGTTTTTTCTCTGCGATCTTGCATTTACAGTGTTTATTGAGGGGATGCAGTATTATACGACGAGAGGCTTATTTGAGCTTGATGACATTTTTAATAATGCGCTTGGCGGTATTGCAGGTTTTCTGATATTCTCGATGATATATATGGTTATTCGGGATTGCCGAAGACTTTTCTGTCGAAGACATATGTGCAGAGAATATTAA
- a CDS encoding NfeD family protein → MNPMIWLALIIVLLIIEIVTLGLTTIWFAGGALVACLASFFGVGLVGQVILFFAVSIILLVLTRPIALKHFNGDRTKTNVDSVVGQEGIVTEAINSLYAKGRVELNGMEWSAKTETDDKIISEGAAVEVLRVEGVKLVVKEKVR, encoded by the coding sequence ATGAATCCGATGATTTGGCTGGCGCTTATTATTGTATTGTTAATAATTGAGATTGTGACTCTCGGACTTACAACGATCTGGTTTGCCGGCGGAGCTCTTGTGGCGTGTCTTGCATCATTTTTTGGAGTGGGACTGGTCGGTCAGGTAATCCTCTTTTTTGCAGTATCGATCATACTTCTTGTACTGACGAGACCGATCGCGTTGAAGCACTTTAACGGCGATAGGACAAAGACGAATGTGGATAGCGTTGTTGGTCAGGAAGGGATAGTGACAGAAGCCATTAATTCACTCTATGCAAAGGGAAGAGTAGAATTGAACGGAATGGAATGGTCTGCAAAAACAGAGACAGATGATAAGATCATTTCAGAGGGAGCTGCTGTAGAAGTTCTAAGAGTAGAGGGTGTAAAATTGGTTGTCAAAGAGAAAGTGAGGTAG
- a CDS encoding paraslipin produces MGIFMKIIGIMFLVLIVLLLVSCVKIVQQAQALVIERLGAYQATWNVGVHFKIPILERVARKVDLKEQVVDFPPQPVITKDNVTMQIDTVVFYQITDPKLFCYGVANPIMAIENLTATTLRNIIGDLELDQTLTSRETINTKMRASLDVATDPWGIKVNRVELKNIIPPSAIRDAMEKQMKAERERREAILRAEGEKKSTILVAEGHKESAILDAEAEKQAAILRAEAEKEKMIKEAEGEAEAILKVQQANADGIRFLKEAGADEAVLTMKSLEAFAKAADGKATKIIIPSEIQGIAGLVQSIAEIAREED; encoded by the coding sequence ATGGGTATCTTTATGAAAATAATTGGAATTATGTTTTTAGTGTTAATTGTGCTGCTGCTTGTTTCCTGTGTGAAGATCGTTCAGCAGGCGCAGGCTCTGGTTATAGAGAGACTGGGTGCTTATCAGGCGACATGGAATGTGGGAGTTCATTTTAAAATTCCGATTCTGGAACGAGTGGCACGAAAAGTAGACCTGAAGGAACAGGTCGTTGATTTTCCACCGCAGCCGGTTATTACGAAAGATAATGTTACAATGCAGATCGATACGGTTGTATTTTATCAGATTACAGATCCGAAGCTGTTCTGCTATGGAGTTGCGAATCCGATTATGGCGATTGAGAATCTGACGGCAACGACACTTCGTAATATTATCGGTGATCTGGAACTGGATCAGACACTGACTTCGAGAGAGACGATCAACACGAAGATGCGGGCATCACTGGATGTTGCAACAGATCCGTGGGGCATTAAGGTAAACCGTGTTGAGCTGAAGAATATTATTCCGCCGTCTGCAATCCGTGACGCGATGGAGAAACAGATGAAAGCAGAGCGTGAACGAAGAGAAGCGATTCTCCGTGCGGAAGGTGAGAAGAAGTCTACCATCCTTGTGGCAGAGGGACATAAGGAATCTGCGATTCTGGACGCTGAGGCTGAGAAACAGGCTGCTATTTTAAGAGCTGAAGCTGAGAAAGAGAAGATGATTAAGGAAGCAGAAGGTGAGGCGGAAGCAATCTTGAAAGTGCAGCAGGCGAATGCAGACGGTATCCGTTTCCTGAAAGAAGCAGGAGCAGATGAAGCTGTATTGACGATGAAGAGCCTGGAGGCATTTGCAAAGGCGGCAGACGGAAAGGCAACGAAGATTATCATTCCGTCCGAGATTCAGGGCATTGCAGGACTTGTACAGTCCATCGCAGAGATTGCAAGAGAAGAAGACTAA
- the argF gene encoding ornithine carbamoyltransferase has product MKPVIDLTKEYGLVFDGGGARGAYQIGAWKALREAGVKICAVAGTSVGALNGAMVCMGDLELAENVWKEIRFSQVMDVDDEWMQRLFDGEINFAEFISEMKKTLKEGGVDITPLKHLIHDIVDEKKIRESGMEFCLLTFSLTDMKELDLSIRDIPEGQLEDFLLASAYLLGFKNEKLHGKKYIDGGVINNVPLGSLIDRGYHNIIEVRIYGPGREPKIKLPEDALVHEVAPRVRLGSIIEFEKQRSRQNLKIGYYDTLRMLYGLQGKIYYIEQSENECYYKEKLHHMTEAKKREIAFILKLPFGWGDQELYMGMLEASAKLLRIPKYAVYTVEELLELVKKAYMQEREKQEFPEFVEQVAGRQNDICLKGRNFLTLKDFTKEEIIYLLDLAADLKEKKHNGIPVDYFRGKNVALIFEKTSTRTRCSFEIAASDLGMGSTYLDPTVSQIGKKESIKDTARVLGRMYDGIEYRGYGQEIVEELAKYAGIPVWNGLTNEYHPTQMLADLLTIREHFGTLEGIKFAYLGDARYNMGNSLMIACSKMGMHFVACAPKKYFPNEELVKECEAYAAESGGSITLTDDVWEGTKGANVIATDVWVSMGEPDRVWKERINDLTPYKVTADIMKNAGEGAVFLHCLPAFHDLDTQIGREIGAKFGLTEMEVTDEVFEADYSLVFDEAENRMHTIKAVMAATL; this is encoded by the coding sequence ATGAAACCAGTGATTGATCTTACGAAAGAATATGGGCTTGTATTTGACGGCGGCGGTGCAAGAGGAGCGTATCAGATTGGTGCATGGAAAGCGCTGCGGGAAGCGGGAGTAAAGATTTGTGCTGTCGCAGGAACATCGGTAGGAGCGCTGAATGGAGCTATGGTCTGTATGGGAGACCTTGAACTGGCAGAAAATGTCTGGAAGGAAATCCGTTTCTCTCAGGTAATGGACGTGGATGACGAATGGATGCAGAGATTGTTTGACGGAGAGATCAATTTTGCGGAATTTATTTCGGAAATGAAAAAGACACTGAAAGAAGGCGGAGTAGATATTACTCCGCTGAAGCATCTGATTCATGATATTGTCGATGAAAAGAAAATTAGAGAATCCGGGATGGAATTTTGTCTGCTGACATTTTCACTGACAGATATGAAAGAGCTGGATCTGAGTATTCGCGATATTCCGGAGGGGCAGTTGGAAGATTTTCTTCTGGCAAGTGCGTATCTTCTTGGGTTTAAGAATGAAAAGCTTCACGGTAAGAAATACATTGACGGAGGGGTAATTAATAATGTGCCTCTTGGCTCATTGATCGACAGAGGATACCATAATATTATTGAAGTGCGTATTTACGGACCGGGAAGGGAACCGAAGATAAAACTTCCGGAGGATGCTCTTGTACATGAAGTCGCACCGAGAGTACGTCTTGGAAGCATCATTGAATTTGAGAAGCAAAGAAGCCGCCAGAATTTGAAAATCGGTTATTACGATACACTGAGGATGTTGTATGGACTTCAGGGAAAGATTTACTATATTGAACAATCAGAAAATGAATGTTATTATAAGGAAAAACTCCATCATATGACGGAAGCTAAGAAGCGGGAGATTGCTTTTATCTTAAAATTGCCGTTCGGATGGGGAGATCAGGAATTGTATATGGGAATGCTGGAAGCAAGTGCAAAGCTTCTGCGGATTCCGAAGTATGCAGTGTATACAGTAGAGGAGTTGTTAGAGTTGGTAAAAAAAGCATATATGCAGGAGAGAGAGAAGCAGGAGTTTCCGGAATTTGTAGAGCAGGTTGCAGGCAGACAGAATGATATCTGTCTGAAAGGAAGAAATTTCCTGACACTGAAAGATTTTACAAAAGAAGAGATTATTTATTTGCTGGATCTGGCAGCAGATTTGAAAGAGAAGAAACATAATGGTATTCCGGTAGATTATTTCCGGGGAAAGAATGTTGCATTAATCTTTGAAAAAACAAGTACAAGAACAAGATGTTCTTTTGAGATTGCAGCCAGTGATCTGGGAATGGGAAGTACTTATCTGGATCCGACGGTTTCTCAGATTGGTAAGAAAGAGAGCATTAAGGATACAGCCCGCGTTCTTGGAAGGATGTATGACGGAATTGAATATCGGGGATATGGACAGGAGATTGTGGAAGAGCTTGCAAAATATGCAGGAATCCCAGTGTGGAACGGTCTGACAAATGAATATCATCCGACACAGATGCTGGCAGATCTTCTGACAATCCGGGAACATTTTGGAACATTGGAAGGAATTAAGTTCGCATATCTTGGAGACGCCCGCTATAATATGGGGAATTCGCTTATGATTGCATGCAGTAAAATGGGAATGCACTTTGTAGCATGTGCGCCGAAGAAATATTTTCCAAATGAAGAGCTTGTAAAAGAATGTGAAGCGTACGCGGCTGAAAGTGGCGGAAGTATTACGTTGACAGACGATGTGTGGGAAGGCACAAAAGGAGCGAATGTCATTGCCACGGATGTATGGGTATCTATGGGAGAACCGGATCGCGTATGGAAAGAGCGAATCAATGATCTGACACCGTATAAAGTGACAGCAGATATTATGAAAAATGCGGGAGAGGGAGCTGTTTTCTTACATTGCCTTCCGGCATTCCACGATCTGGACACACAAATCGGACGTGAAATCGGGGCAAAGTTTGGCCTGACAGAGATGGAAGTGACAGATGAAGTGTTTGAAGCGGATTATTCACTTGTATTTGATGAGGCAGAGAACCGTATGCATACGATTAAAGCTGTTATGGCGGCAACATTGTAG
- the dusB gene encoding tRNA dihydrouridine synthase DusB produces MRQLTIGNVTLENSYILAPMAGVTDLPFRLLCKEQGAGLLCMEMVSAKAVQYENRNTYALLKIHPDEMPVSLQLFGSEPDTISEVAKRLEELPFSILDINMGCPVPKIVKNGEGSALMLQPKLVEEIVTKTVKAIRKPVTVKIRKGFDDEHINAVEIAKIVEASGGAAVAVHGRTREQYYSGQADWDIIRKVKEAVSIPVIGNGDVTSPQKAEEMRRQTGCDGIMVGRGVQGNPWIFRELVQYEETGVIPKRPTAGEIRNMMLRHARMQMEEKGDHLGILEMRKHVAWYTTGLPNAAKLRNEINQTESYEELERLLTERIPDRYPERNQESGV; encoded by the coding sequence ATGAGACAACTAACAATAGGAAATGTAACACTGGAAAATTCATATATACTGGCGCCAATGGCAGGGGTAACAGACCTGCCATTCCGCTTGCTCTGTAAAGAACAGGGAGCAGGACTGCTCTGTATGGAAATGGTCAGCGCCAAAGCGGTACAGTATGAGAACCGCAATACATATGCACTTTTGAAAATCCATCCGGATGAGATGCCGGTATCACTGCAGTTATTTGGTTCAGAGCCGGATACGATCAGTGAGGTGGCAAAACGTTTGGAGGAACTTCCATTTTCCATATTGGATATTAATATGGGATGTCCGGTGCCGAAGATTGTTAAGAATGGAGAAGGCTCTGCGCTTATGCTTCAGCCAAAGTTAGTGGAAGAAATTGTAACAAAGACAGTAAAAGCAATTCGGAAACCGGTTACGGTTAAAATTCGGAAGGGATTTGATGACGAGCATATTAATGCGGTAGAAATTGCTAAGATTGTTGAGGCATCCGGAGGAGCGGCTGTGGCAGTTCACGGAAGAACAAGAGAGCAGTATTATTCCGGTCAGGCTGATTGGGATATTATCCGCAAAGTAAAAGAAGCAGTGAGTATTCCGGTGATTGGGAACGGAGATGTTACATCGCCTCAGAAAGCAGAAGAAATGCGGCGTCAGACGGGGTGTGACGGCATCATGGTTGGCCGTGGAGTGCAGGGGAATCCGTGGATTTTCCGTGAACTTGTGCAGTATGAAGAAACGGGAGTGATTCCTAAACGCCCGACTGCAGGAGAGATACGGAATATGATGCTTCGGCATGCGCGTATGCAGATGGAAGAGAAGGGAGATCATCTCGGAATTCTGGAGATGAGAAAACATGTTGCGTGGTATACGACAGGTCTTCCAAATGCAGCGAAACTGCGAAATGAGATCAATCAGACAGAAAGCTATGAAGAATTAGAAAGACTGCTGACAGAGAGGATTCCTGACAGATATCCGGAGAGAAATCAGGAAAGTGGTGTGTAA
- the greA gene encoding transcription elongation factor GreA produces the protein MEEKKTLLTYTGLKKLEDELENLKVVKRKEVAGKIKEAREQGDLSENAEYDAAKDEQRDIEARIEELEKILKNAEVVVEDEVDLEKINIGCTVHVYDCEFEEELEFKIVGSTEANSLQGKISNESPVGKALLGHVVGDTVTVETQAGVMEYKVLRIERTA, from the coding sequence ATGGAAGAAAAGAAAACACTGCTTACTTACACAGGATTAAAGAAATTGGAAGATGAACTGGAGAACTTAAAAGTTGTCAAGAGAAAAGAAGTAGCAGGAAAGATTAAAGAAGCAAGAGAGCAGGGAGATTTATCTGAGAATGCAGAGTATGATGCAGCGAAAGATGAACAGAGAGATATCGAAGCCCGTATCGAAGAACTTGAAAAAATCTTAAAGAATGCAGAAGTTGTTGTAGAAGATGAAGTTGATCTTGAAAAGATTAACATCGGATGCACAGTTCATGTATACGATTGTGAATTTGAAGAAGAATTGGAATTTAAAATCGTTGGATCTACAGAGGCGAACAGCCTTCAGGGAAAGATTTCCAATGAATCGCCGGTAGGAAAAGCGCTTCTTGGCCATGTTGTCGGAGATACTGTAACAGTGGAGACACAGGCAGGCGTAATGGAATACAAAGTGTTAAGAATTGAAAGAACAGCGTAA
- the lysS gene encoding lysine--tRNA ligase yields MGEQKNVQEPDLNQLRKVRREKLTELQNSGKDPFVITKYDVTHHSTEIKDHFDEMEGKVVSIAGRMMSKRVMGKASFCNVQDLQGNIQSYVARDNVGEDVYKDFKKMDIGDIIGIKGEVFRTKMGEISIHATEVTLLSKSLQILPEKFHGLTNTDIRYRQRYVDLIMNPDVKETFIKRSKILSAIRKYLDGQGFMEVETPMLVANAGGAAARPFETHFNALNEDLKLRISLELYLKRLIVGGMERVYEIGRVFRNEGLDTRHNPEFTLMELYQAYTDYNGMMDLTENLYRYVAQEVLGTTKITYNGIEMDLGKPFERITMVDAVKKYAGVDWNEVHTLKEARALAKEHHVEYEERHKKGDILALFFEEFAEEHLIQPTFVTDHPIEISPLTKKKPENPEYTERFEFFMNGWEMANAYSELNDPIDQRARFKAQEELLAQGDDEANTTDEDFMNALEIGMPPTGGIGFGIDRMCMLLTDSAAIRDVLLFPTMKSQGAAKNEANNAAQKASAETAVKAEETKAAAAEEAAPAKVEIDFSNVEVEPLFEDMVDFDTFSKSDFRAVKVKECEAVPKSKKLLKFLLDDGSGTDRVILSGIHDYYEPEELVGKTLLAITNLPPRKMMGIDSCGMIISATHLVEGREGLNVLILDDKIPAGAKLY; encoded by the coding sequence GTGGGAGAACAGAAGAACGTACAGGAACCGGATTTAAACCAGTTAAGAAAGGTGCGCCGTGAGAAACTTACAGAATTACAGAACAGCGGCAAAGATCCATTTGTAATTACAAAATACGATGTGACACACCACAGCACAGAGATCAAAGATCATTTTGATGAGATGGAAGGTAAGGTTGTATCTATTGCAGGACGTATGATGTCTAAACGTGTTATGGGAAAAGCTTCTTTCTGTAATGTACAGGACTTACAGGGTAATATTCAGTCTTATGTTGCAAGAGATAATGTGGGAGAAGATGTTTATAAAGACTTCAAGAAGATGGATATCGGAGATATTATCGGTATCAAAGGCGAAGTGTTCCGCACAAAGATGGGAGAGATTTCCATTCATGCTACAGAGGTGACTTTATTATCTAAGAGCCTTCAGATTCTTCCTGAGAAATTCCACGGGCTGACTAATACAGATATTCGCTATCGTCAGAGATATGTGGATCTGATCATGAATCCGGATGTAAAAGAGACATTTATCAAACGTTCTAAGATTTTAAGCGCAATCAGAAAATATCTGGACGGACAGGGATTCATGGAAGTTGAGACACCGATGCTTGTGGCAAATGCAGGCGGCGCTGCGGCAAGACCGTTTGAGACACATTTCAATGCGCTGAATGAAGATCTGAAGCTTCGCATTTCTCTTGAACTTTATTTAAAGAGACTGATCGTTGGCGGAATGGAACGAGTTTACGAGATCGGACGTGTATTCCGTAATGAAGGCCTTGATACAAGACATAATCCGGAATTTACATTGATGGAATTATACCAGGCATATACAGATTATAACGGTATGATGGATCTGACAGAGAATCTGTACCGCTATGTAGCACAGGAAGTTCTTGGCACAACAAAGATCACATATAATGGTATTGAGATGGATCTTGGCAAACCATTTGAAAGAATCACAATGGTAGATGCGGTTAAGAAATATGCAGGTGTTGACTGGAATGAAGTTCACACATTGAAAGAGGCAAGAGCACTTGCAAAAGAACATCATGTTGAATATGAAGAGCGTCACAAAAAAGGTGATATTCTTGCTCTGTTCTTTGAAGAATTTGCAGAAGAACATCTGATTCAGCCGACATTTGTAACAGATCATCCGATTGAGATTTCTCCGCTTACAAAGAAAAAACCGGAGAATCCGGAATATACAGAGCGTTTCGAATTCTTTATGAATGGTTGGGAAATGGCAAATGCTTATTCAGAGTTAAATGACCCAATCGACCAGAGAGCACGTTTCAAAGCACAGGAAGAATTACTGGCTCAGGGAGACGATGAAGCGAATACAACAGATGAAGATTTCATGAATGCGCTTGAGATCGGTATGCCGCCAACAGGAGGTATCGGATTCGGTATTGATAGAATGTGTATGCTTCTGACAGACAGCGCAGCAATCAGAGATGTATTGCTCTTCCCAACAATGAAGTCACAGGGCGCTGCGAAAAACGAAGCAAACAACGCTGCACAGAAAGCTTCAGCAGAGACAGCTGTAAAGGCAGAAGAAACAAAAGCAGCAGCTGCAGAAGAGGCAGCTCCGGCGAAAGTAGAGATTGATTTCTCTAATGTAGAAGTAGAACCATTATTTGAAGATATGGTTGATTTCGATACATTCAGCAAATCAGATTTCCGTGCTGTAAAAGTAAAAGAATGTGAAGCAGTTCCGAAGAGTAAGAAACTTCTGAAGTTCCTTCTCGACGATGGTTCAGGCACAGACCGTGTGATTTTAAGCGGTATTCACGATTACTATGAGCCGGAAGAGTTAGTTGGAAAGACATTACTTGCAATCACAAACCTTCCACCACGTAAGATGATGGGAATTGATTCCTGCGGTATGATCATCTCCGCTACACACCTTGTAGAAGGAAGAGAAGGACTGAATGTTCTGATTCTGGATGACAAGATTCCGGCAGGAGCGAAACTGTATTAA
- a CDS encoding 6-phospho-beta-glucosidase → MDYQLPDTFLWGGAVAAHQVEGGWNEGGKGISIVDVLTAGSHGVDRIITDGIQDGYYYPNHDAVDFYHTYKEDIKLFAEMGFKCFRTSIAWTRIFPKGDEETPNEEGLQFYDDLFDELLKYGIQPVVTLSHFEMPYYLVKKYGGWRNRKLIDFFVKYALTVMERYKHKVKYWMTFNEINNQKNYKYPLFGYTCSGVIFTEDENPEECMYQVVHHELIASAIIVKEGHKINPDFQIGCMIACVPLYPYSCHPEDMMYSALAMHDRYLFGDVHVRGEYPSYILKEWERKGFSIKQEKDDAEILRKGKVDFVGLSYYMTNAVKANNVVEGNGLDGFPGSVSNPYVQKSDWGWQIDPIGLRYALNLLYERYQKPLFIVENGFGAIDHIDSDGNINDDYRIAYLKAHIEEMKKAVVLDGVDLMGYTPWGCIDCVSFTTGEMEKRYGMIYVDRDNQGNGTLERKRKKSFYWYKKVIASNGEEL, encoded by the coding sequence ATGGATTATCAATTACCAGATACATTTCTTTGGGGTGGAGCTGTAGCAGCTCATCAAGTAGAAGGCGGATGGAATGAAGGCGGAAAAGGAATCAGTATCGTAGATGTATTGACTGCAGGTTCTCATGGTGTAGACCGCATTATTACAGACGGAATTCAGGATGGATACTATTATCCAAATCATGATGCTGTTGATTTCTATCATACATATAAAGAAGACATCAAATTATTTGCAGAGATGGGCTTTAAATGTTTTCGTACCTCCATTGCCTGGACACGGATCTTTCCAAAAGGAGATGAGGAGACTCCGAATGAAGAGGGACTTCAATTTTACGATGACTTATTTGACGAGTTATTAAAATATGGAATCCAACCTGTTGTAACACTATCTCATTTTGAAATGCCTTATTATCTTGTCAAAAAGTACGGCGGCTGGAGAAATCGAAAACTCATTGATTTTTTTGTAAAATATGCACTTACAGTTATGGAGCGTTACAAACATAAAGTCAAATACTGGATGACATTTAATGAAATCAATAACCAGAAAAATTATAAATATCCTTTATTTGGTTATACTTGTTCCGGCGTAATTTTTACAGAAGATGAAAATCCAGAGGAATGTATGTATCAAGTTGTTCATCATGAACTAATTGCCAGTGCAATAATCGTAAAAGAAGGTCATAAAATAAATCCTGATTTCCAGATTGGCTGTATGATTGCTTGTGTACCTCTCTATCCTTATTCCTGTCATCCCGAAGATATGATGTATTCTGCATTAGCTATGCATGATCGTTATCTGTTTGGTGATGTACATGTAAGAGGCGAATATCCCTCTTATATTTTGAAAGAGTGGGAACGCAAAGGCTTTTCCATTAAACAGGAAAAAGATGACGCAGAAATATTACGTAAGGGAAAAGTCGATTTTGTTGGATTAAGCTATTATATGACGAATGCAGTAAAAGCAAACAATGTCGTAGAAGGAAACGGATTAGACGGATTCCCGGGCAGCGTTAGCAACCCTTATGTGCAGAAAAGCGACTGGGGATGGCAGATTGATCCAATTGGTCTGAGATATGCACTGAATCTTCTCTATGAAAGATATCAAAAACCTCTTTTTATCGTAGAAAACGGTTTCGGAGCTATTGATCATATAGATTCTGATGGAAATATCAACGATGACTATAGAATTGCCTATCTAAAAGCCCATATCGAAGAAATGAAAAAAGCAGTTGTTTTAGATGGCGTTGATCTTATGGGTTATACACCTTGGGGATGTATTGATTGTGTTTCTTTTACAACTGGTGAGATGGAAAAAAGATATGGTATGATTTACGTTGATCGAGATAATCAAGGAAATGGAACTTTAGAAAGGAAACGAAAAAAATCATTTTATTGGTATAAAAAAGTCATTGCCAGCAATGGAGAAGAACTTTGA